In the genome of Lathyrus oleraceus cultivar Zhongwan6 chromosome 4, CAAS_Psat_ZW6_1.0, whole genome shotgun sequence, the window GGTAGGCATGGAACAAGCTGATTACTGCCTAGAAACCATTAAAGAGCAGCTGAGACAAGTTGAGAAAGAATGCCAGAAGAATAGGCGATGGTGGCTACGAGCTACAGAAGAGAAAAAAGAAGTTAGAGAGATATTGGAGGCTAAAATACAAGATCTCACTATCTCTCTCCATAATGCTGAGACCCAAGCCGAGCACAAGCGCCGACTTAAGGAAAGAGCCCTTGAAGCTTCTCGAGTCACACCTACAACTTGGGCCCAGAAATGTCAAGAAGCAAAAGATGCTAGAGAAGTTGCTCAACATTGGAAAGATAGATTCGAGGCATTCCATCAAGACAGTGTCATATGGCTAAGGGAAAGAGAGCAAGTCATTGAGGATTACAATACCTTTAGGAGGACTATCAATTTCTTGCAAGCGGACAAAGATGGGTACCGTGCAAAGCTCAACGGTTTGGTACAATTCTGCAACTGGACGACCCAAGAAATGCCTTGGAGGTTGAGAGAGGCAGTGGAAGGATTGGACCAACATGGCACACATCCCGCTGTAATCCATTTTGTTATGATGTGTCAGGGGATGGTGAAGAGGTTCAAGCTTGAATTAGAAGAACTCATAACTCGAAAGACTGCTGTGTGATTCTGTTGTTTTTCTTATATTCAGTTTAGTATTTGAGCTGTATCGATTTGGGCGGTTATGCCTTTGTACTCCGTACTTTAAACAGTTGAATGGAGGAGGATGATCCTCATTTTTATTTCCTGACTTTATGTTTTCTTCGAATGCTTAATATAACTGTGATGAaaattccctgaaaataaaatatgcataacattcgcatcctcatgcatcacgcttcataaaaacaaaaaacaaaaaaacttacccaaccttttgACCTCTTCCAGTAACGCTGACTAATcaacaccggtacgagacacgaAGCAACTACAAGATGACATTAGAGCAAGTGGAGGCCAACCAAGCTACCATGAGGTCAGACATCAATACGATCCAAGAGAAGATGGATCAACTGCTGGAAACAATGCTCGCCATCGCCCAGAGAGAGAGGGTTGCGGATGCAGAAACTGAAGCTAGAAGGAATGATAACCCATCAAGTTTGGTCCACCAAGATGAGAGCTACGTCCACGCCAAGAAGAGCCTGGTTCATATACCAGTAGGAAGCAAAGGAGATGGGGATCGTGCAGAGCCTTCTATGTGCCTGATCATCCGAAGCCAAAGATACTTCCTGACCCTGCTGCAGATAGGCTTCGTGCCTTGGAAAAGAAGATCAAAGCTATCGAAGGGAATAATATCTTCGGTGCCTCTGCCATGAACATGCGCTTGGTATCAAATTTGGTCATTccggctaaatttaaaactcctgatttcgagaaatacaaaggccAGACTTGCCCAAGAAGTCACCTAGTGATGTATTTCAGGAAAATGGCTGCTCATACCGAAAACGACAAACTGCTCATACACTGTTTCCAAGATAGTTTGAGTGGAGCGTCTctaagatggtacatgagcttagagcAAGGGCGGATTCAAAGCTGGGAAgatttggctgacgcatttctccgtcagtacaaatataatttggatatggcacccgaccgaatgcagttgcaagggatggcaatgaaagaaaaggagtcctttaaagaatacgcccagcgatggagagagttggctgctcaggtagagccaccattgtctgaAAAGGAAATGACTGGAATATTTGTGGACACGTTGAAGGACCCATTTTTTGATAGATTAGTGAGCAGCGCAGCATCCGATTTTGCACATCTGGTCACAATCGGAGACCGCATAGAAAAGGGTCTGAGGGATGGAAAAATTTCAGGAGCCGTGGCAACCTCTAGCGCACCGAAAAAGTATTCTGGTGGCTTCCAgaagaaaagagaaggtgaaGCAAATGCTGTATCTAGAGGCTATAAGGGGAAGCAGCAGGCTTCATATGGCCAAGTCGCTGCCGTGGTACCCATACCTTATGAACAACCCATACAACAACAACTAATgtatcaacaacatcatcaacaacctcgtcaacaacagAATACAGCACCACCAAGACAATTCAAACCAAGGCCTCCAAGAAGACAACTTGACCctctaccagtaccttatagCCAAATATTCCCATATTTGCAAAATGAGGGTCTTCTGACATTGAGGGAGCTAAAACCGACTGTTTTCCCATATCCACCAGGATATGATGCTAACGCCCATTGTGAATTTCACATGGGAGCACCCGACCATACCTTGGAGAATTGTTTTGCATTCCAAAATAGGGTACAAGACCTGATTGAAGCAAAAGTTGTTACCTTCACTCCAAGACGCCCGAACGTGAACACTAATCCCATGCCAACACATGGAGATGCTTccgtcagtgccattgaggagagtgatcAGGGAGAACTGATTCTTAAagttgaagagattcaaacccctatTGCCAGGATAGTGGCACAACTGCTAAAAAGTGGTCTAGTCCCGGAGGAGCTAGTCAATGATGAGAATGATAAAGGGCTGAGgaattttatacaacaaatgctgGACCAAGGCGAGTTACAGATAAATCGCTGTGTCAAGAACAAGGGAGAGAAAGAGATAGCCGTCGTGGTGGACATCCTTTATGATGAGGTTAACGTGGAGATCCCTTTTGATGAGGTTAATGTGGACATCCCTTATGATGAGGTTAAGGTGGAAATCCCTATAAACCCATTGGTGATAGAGTTCCCAGCGCCGTTCGCATATAAGGACGAGAAGGCGGTACcatggatatatcagcccagagcttttaagcaagGGCAGGAAGACCGACCCGTGATGATCAATGAACCAAACATTACCTTAATTGTGGGGCCAACCGGAATGACGCGCAGTGGCCGAGTGTTTGCACCAAGGGTTGTTGATGCTTCTACAAAAGCCAAAGGGAAAGAAGTTGCTACTCCTGTCCAAATTCCTGTCCCTAGTCGAGAAATGCAAGAAATGCATCTGTCGCCTAAAGCTGCGGTCACTCGAGAGGAGGCTGAGGAATTTCTAAGGATAATAAAAAAAAGTGATTATAAAGTggtagaccagttgaatcaaacaCCTTCGAAAATCTCCATGTTATCTTTGTTGCTCAACTCAGAAGCACACAGGAATTCATTATTGAAGGTGTTAAGCGCAGCACATATCATGAAAGACATAACGATAAAACAATTTGATG includes:
- the LOC127137191 gene encoding uncharacterized protein LOC127137191, with translation MTGIFVDTLKDPFFDRLVSSAASDFAHLVTIGDRIEKGLRDGKISGAVATSSAPKKYSGGFQKKREGEANAVSRGYKGKQQASYGQVAAVVPIPYEQPIQQQLMYQQHHQQPRQQQNTAPPRQFKPRPPRRQLDPLPVPYSQIFPYLQNEGLLTLRELKPTVFPYPPGYDANAHCEFHMGAPDHTLENCFAFQNRVQDLIEAKVVTFTPRRPNVNTNPMPTHGDASVSAIEESDQGELILKVEEIQTPIARIVAQLLKSGLVPEELVNDENDKGLRNFIQQMLDQGELQINRCVKNKGEKEIAVVVDILYDEVNVEIPFDEVNVDIPYDEVKVEIPINPLVIEFPAPFAYKDEKAVPWIYQPRAFKQGQEDRPVMINEPNITLIVGPTGMTRSGRVFAPRVVDASTKAKGKEVATPVQIPVPSREMQEMHLSPKAAVTREEAEEFLRIIKKSDYKVVDQLNQTPSKISMLSLLLNSEAHRNSLLKVLSAAHIMKDITIKQFDDVIACVTTGNFLGFNDDELPVEGKNHNKALHISLKCINTILSRVLVDTGSSLNVMPKTTLIKLLMEGMNMKPSTLIVKAFDGSRRAVIGEVDLPIKIGPTFFNITFQVMDIHPGYSCLLGRPWIHSAGAVTSTLHQKLKFITNDKMIVIGGEEDILVSHLTSFRYIEVDGEITETPFQSLEVVNMMVVQKTLETPKTGPSMASWQGAKAVMESENAQDWGKVVEVNQKRDKFGLGYDPSSIEAGNQHDKEHIPPVEETFTSAGHIFGNQVTMINMDDHKEEVSSWIRQAAPNEELTNWKAVEIFLTREDLLCTRMGRQTSQTVHADSYDLVGI